Within Ischnura elegans chromosome 6, ioIscEleg1.1, whole genome shotgun sequence, the genomic segment AGActccagctttttttttttttgcttaccttccttcgatttcccattaaaatcattGCTTTTTGGAGGAGAAAGAACGTTTACTAAATCAAGTGGAGGTAAAAAATCGTCACGTTTACTCTCTGAAACATTTTCTAGGTACGCATCTAAAATTCTCCTATAGTGATGCCATTTCTGTGAATCCTCTAAGTCCTTTCTCTGTAAAACAGAATGCATTTCCTTGTCTAATTTAGATAATTGCTGCTCAGTTAAATTTTCGGATTTCACGATATCGTCCGGATTCACCAACAGGAacttttgaaaactcatattaattatttaataaaactacCTATTAAACCACTAAGCAGAGAACCCAATAAGACTGGTAAAAATCCCCCTTTTTGACTCAATAATCGCCGCTTTTTTTTCAGAGGGACTTTGTAGCAAGCTATTTCTCTAATAGCCTTCTTAAATCTGGTCAATTTCTTCTTAGACTTCGGGCTTATATGAACGttaccatttataatatttttacaacactcgcttaatgttttaatgaggtctgaatttcctgcttcaattattttccttcttctgtGTGGACTAgcttgacttatttctttcaagagacctttatttcgctttaatctttccaatttattttttctcatatttacgaattttttttgttttacaaagttttttcttccataagcTTTAATGGGGTGTAAACTTCAGTGATCTCTTCAGGAAAGATATGAGTTCTGAATCTCAGCCGATTGTCAGTTTCCTGAGCAAAGTCTAAGAGTAAATAAGTGTAAGGTTTTGAGGTAACCTGCATATATACCTCAGTCAGCCCTCTTGAATCTTGAGGATAGACTTGGCTCGCTAAATATCTAAATTGTGACCGATCCCTCACATTTCTgaagcaaacaatatattttgcgttaagagatatcgtgcgtgaaaatggggaacgatagaaaatattttgacttattaaaattatcgaaatattgcaatgatgcgatccctttgtaaataattcgctaaccttattgttgttaaaagagtcatgcattaaatcatcaattatatataaagttggtgtcttttgtgggttgatgaaactttcggggagttcgtttaaaaaatttacgcctTTAATTAATGGTTGACTATTTGGTGTAGAACACCATATTATCTTGGATATATTCCCTTCAACTAAATGCGGTAAATTTTTTAGGaatcgcaaaacaaaatttgttttcccACAACCAGACGGACCAGCACAAATGCACGTGAATGGATGTTTCCATTTCAAAGACATCTAAACACTCTCACCACGTTGACGGGACCTACTTAAATGCTTTATTATAGTagattcatttaattataaatgttatCCGCTGTAATGGAttgcttgaatttaaaaaaacacttatatcaaatttattttcatttattattaatttttatgatatgaaaacattaatagaggataataaatatatatattgttagaaaatatatcaatgttttttttcacaatatggTATCATTAGTTATTAAACAGAACCAATAGATTtactgttataaaaaatatattttttgaaaaaaaaacaaaaaacaattagtatattacaaaaaatcaaagcaattaatagattacaataattataaatattggtacaacagagatgatcaatagatttaaaagaatttaacaatacaaaaaaagcaattaatagattacaataattataaatattttttttttacaacaacagagatgatcaatagattttaaaaaaaaatttaacaatgatcTTCACTATATCTCAAaagatttcacaattattttactgttttctcAATCACTATCTTCACTATCTGTGAGCATGTATGGGAACATTTTCAGTCTTTTAAATACTGAATGGtcgttaaaataacttttataattgaATCTCTTTAACCTCGATTCAATTATCTTGACATCGTTGACATACATAAAATCAGTTACCTCCTCTGTTCCACAACTGGGTATACAATAATCTGTTGGATGTATGTCAGAAAACAGCGATCTTATACAGCAGTTTTCACACCAACTACTTAAACACGATACTATTTTGACTGGATCTCtaactaaaatacttttttcaacaacaCTAAAAGTATCTGCAGAATAACTTTTAACAAAACttgttatatctttgcatttATCTAGCACTGGATAAAAACACATAGGGCAGAGTAATTCACGTCGGccattccttttgtttttaacaaaatgcttGAACTTTATGTGTATCGGTGTTCTTCCCCTCAGCATTATCACAATTTgtccatcaaaatatcttaaatctcTTATCCCAAAGTATTCCGAGAGAGTAAAATCTcttcggaaaattatatttgcaacaGTTTTTCCTCTGGCTAACAAGTAGCTGAAATGTGTCAGCGCTGACGGGTTCATTTCTTGTACACCTTTATCAATATCTGTCCGCATCAACTCTTTAAACAGATGCGGATAGTAGTTTCTTAATAACTCGGCAATTTCTATTAGATCCGCCTCTCTGCCTGTACCACTCCAACCTCTGACTGTTCTGATACACAGCGTCTGCAGAGAATACATGATGATCGTATATTGCTGTGAAGGAACGATTCAGTCCATTTATAGGTGCATAACTTTCCATCCTTTCTTAACCTTGCTTTCGCTGATATTCCATCCCCACCCATTATGTAGGAAGTGCGCTGGAAATGCATGCATCAGAATGATGGCAGGGGGTGACGTCATTATACTCAGAAGATTGTATCGCATCCACTTTGCGAGTGAGTAAGCATTCCTTAATGCACAATTACTATTACGTAACTTATGGCAAGGATTTAAACATCCTATTGTCTCAAAAGAACATAATTCCGGCGCCGGACAATTagttctttttccaaacatatgaAAGTGCGTTTTGTTAATTCGGAGAAGAAATTACACTCGACCTCGCTGAATGCGTACAACGCTGTAGCACCGTCAACCACAGCCTCCAAGATTGGAAGAATTTCTGCATGAGGTATCATACCATTTTCGAATGAAGTTGACTCGCATTCAAGTGGGTTTTTAAATTGGAGTTTTTTACCACCAACTGCTAGTTTTGCATTTCTTTGAAAGGTGACCCACAATACGCTATTTGTGTCAAGATCAGTCGCGGCCAATTCCAACACTCCCGTCTTAGAAGTAACTGCACTCAATACGAGCCTCATTATTACGTGTCTCGCTGGCAAGTGAAGTGGTGTTTATTGTTAGTGGATATATATATACCTCTTgtgtataaattcataaaaacggCGCTTAAAACGACCCTTGTTAGTCCGTGTACCGCTCTTAAGTgaagttgtgtgtgtgtgtgtgcttctaACCCATCCCATCCTCAACCAAAATGTCCCCACTAGATCATTCCAGAATTCCTTTGGAAAATAGCGAAAACAGATTCCCGAGTGAAGAGATGGGAGAGGAGTCGCTGGATGAATTACAAACCTATTCGCTTCAtctcgattttgaaattttaatggaggaattggacAATGTTTTGAATGAAGACCCCGCCTTATTGGATATGCCACCGTTTGAGATCCAGATACATGATGGAACTCCTacaaataattgtacgtatgcaGTTTTACTGTTATTATCAGTTGCGGACAATCTACCACCTTTGAGCGCTGAACAATTGTCGGCTACCGCTGAACAATACGGTTTACCCCCAGGCTCGTATTTCGATCCCACGGGGACGGGGCGTTCATGGGGAGTGGTTTGGTTCGTAACGGACATGCCGAGTGCAATTGCATTGTACGTAGGGAGTCCTCAGGCGTTTGGGTTCGGGACAGTGTTCATTTTCAATGAAGACGGGGAAATTCTAgatatttctcaatttctttaatatttctcttaattagtATTCTCTAtggttgaaagatttttttaggtaaaaaaaagtagagataaatttttttaaataatttttttaattttttaaaaacatcatattatacattattattcaaataatttaatttcatacaattAGAGGCTACTCTTTCAATTCTCTCCACTCGAACCGAATCCCTTACATCCTCTCTCAGTTTCATTCATATAATCCACTTCTTCCAAATCAGGATTtaatatttgttcacaaattaATTGTGCGATTCTGTCACCAGCATTTATTTTAAAGACGACGCtactattattacaaattataattgaCACATTTCCGCGAAAATCGAAATCCAGTACTCCCCCTGAAATATCTATTCCATATTTTAAGGCCAGACCAGATCTCGGGGCAATCCTCCCATAGCACCCCCATGGCAGCTCAATTTGGAGATCTGTTTTTTACTAACAGACGACTTCCTGGTGAAATGGTGTAGTCATATGCGCTTCGAAGGTCAAAACCAGCAGCATTAGTAGAACCCTTGTATAAATCACGCGCGTTTTCTGTAAGTTTCTTATATTTAAGTTTGTAATTCCTTTGCTGACTCATGTTTCTTAATAGGTAATTAAACAGCCGTTTGTTGTGCTCGGTCTCCTGCCTGAGATATCCAACAAGGTATATAGCGGCGGATACTGGATTTCGGCGTGTGAGTTAGGATAGGGAATGCGTCTTTTAATCTATCAAAGCCGTTTGTGCTGCGAGTGAACAGGGAGACGCTATATGAGTGTATAATGGTGACTAATCGCTTAGTAATAATCACACCAGTTGTAAATTCTCATGTAATAATCATAAACATCTTTGTTTAAATAACGCAGCCTTTCTATTATAGTTGACTTTAACGAatcttcagttaatttttgaaagacTTCTCTCTCATAAAATGCTTCATATTGATCACAGACATTGTGCAAAGCACTCGGATCCGGACTTATTTCCGCCTcttggaggatttttttaaattcttcgtctgctttttcttttaatttgaatatgaattccTCTATCTCTTTCCAAAGGGTTAGAGAACCCACCGGCTGTGCTAAAAGGCtgttcatgatttttgtaatgaattttcgcccgatttatatatatatatatatatatggatagTGTCGCAAGTAGGGAGGGTAAAGGGGTTCAAAGACCATCGAGGGCGCCATTTTAGGTTTTCCCCAGTGAACCTGTTGGTACCGGAAatagggaaaattttaggaattctgGAATATCAAGTGGTATTACATCATCCCCTAATTCCTCCGCTATTAAGCGCAcacgtgccgaggtcggcctctcacgcggaatcTGCGCTGCTCCACCCACTTCGCCGCTGATCGACATgcacgtgccgaggtcggcctctcacgcggaatcTGCGCTGCCCCACCCACTTAGCCGCTGATCGACACgcacgtgccgaggtcggcctctcacgcggaatcTGCGCTGCTCCACCCACTTCACCGCTGATCGACACgcacgtgccgaggtcggcctctcacgcggaatcCTTGAGAGAATTTCCAACACTCTTGATGAATGCTGATTCATCTTGTGATTACCATATCCGCCTCAGTGGTTCACCGCAGTGATGATGAAAGGATAAATACCACGTGCAGCTCTCAAGGACATTTTCAGACCTCTTGCTTCATGCTTCGGTACTGGAAGGTCATCCTCTCACTTAGTGCAGTTCTCCTTGGATGATTACGACCTACTCCCAGTTATTTCCCCCTAAGTGATTCGAAAGTATTACCCCTCTTTTAGGTATATAAGAGCTCGCATCTTCCTCCAAATTCACCACTTCAATTCGATCGGCGGTAGAGTACATCAGAGGCGATCCAATATATAGTATCCAAAACCGAACGCAGTAAGTGGGGCTTAGTTTTCTTCCTCACATGTATATATTTAACGttatatacgattatttcccTAATACTtaacatgtattttctttctaGATGGAGAACTtgagaaggaaaattcagaagGTGAACAATGAACTCCCTCCCTtcctaaaaaaagaaaaccttgttGTAGGTTTTAGATATACCATAACATATCTATGGGTGGTTGAAACTAGGTATGGGGATGGGGTTTCGGCAATGATTGAGGGTGCTGGTCAGCGAGGGAGGCTCTTCCTCCCTAAAAGATACTTAAAGGTTTTCAACAGGGAAGCGGTGGATGCTGTGAACCGGGGGGAGGGGGAGCCTCTCACGCTCACCTGGGACGGAGAGCGTTTGTCCTTGGAAGATTAAAAGGTAtctatgatttaatattatttaattttgttttttaaattaggtttttgtgtttaattatatttacttaaattttgatctttctttaattacagattattcacatcactgtgttgtaaaaaaaacctttttaaaataaaagaaataatttggagaAGGAATAAGTTTTTCTTGAGAGAATATTAGAAATAGAAAACACTTTCCCCGGTTTCCTGCTTGTTACGTCCTGCTGGTCGGAGCTCTGGTTTATATATAACGGTAAGTAGCTTATTATCTAGCAGTGAATAAGAAGATTAGGTATTGTGAAGCATCAGTGTACATAACATTCATTGAGAACATGGACACTTTTTGTGACATTTGTTTcacttattttagagatagacttGCTCATGAAGCTAGTGACGTTCATCAAAGACATGTTTTACAGAATAGTGTTGGAGTTAATCCGGAAGAATATAAACTTTGTGAAATTTGTTacacttattttagagatagacttGCACATGAAGCTAGTGAGGTACACCAAAGACATGTTTTACAAGGTAGTGTTGGAACTAATGCGATAGAAGATAAACTTTGTGAAGTTTGTTacacttattttagagatagacttACACATGAAGCTAGTGAAGTACACCAAAGACATGTTAGTGTTGGAGCTAATACAATAGAAGATAAACTATGTGAAATTTGTTACACATATTTTCGTAACAAAGTCTCTCATGAGAGTAGTGAGGTTCATAGAAGACATGTTTTACGACAAGTTGGAGCAGGAAATGTAAAGGGAATGGTTGAAGTTCAATCGGcagcgaaaaatagattaaagacTTACTGGGTTAGTGGGTTGGATGAGGGAAGTGATTTAATCACATTTCTGAATAATATCAGGTTACTggtcattgagaaaattaaatatgtattggaaTCTTCTCCggtaaaaatcaatgttttggtcaagtgTAATTTTTCTAAAGAGGAACTTACGGATGAAAGATGGTTTAAAACGGAAAATGTTAGAATATTTGAGACTGACAATGTAGATGAAATTGTAGAGCATCTGTTTGCtaaattactaaaagaaaaatccGAACATCAAGCAAAGGGATCAGGGTGGACTTTACGTGAAATTTCAGGTTTAgaattacgaataaataaatatcgtcctCTGGGCGGATCCACTTTCATCGAACTCCCAAAGAGAATTTATGATACCAAATCAGTAATAAATGTTAAGAATAATGATATATACTGCTTTAAATATGCGATTTATTCCAAATACATGGCAGAAACAGCACCTAGATATTTATGCTCtagagttataaaatatattaaggataaaaattttgaaacaaagtatgattggaattgcattaaatatccggttattttgagagatattagtaaatttgaaataaaaaataatatttctattaatgttTTCGGTATAGATGAGAAAAATAACGTGTATCCTTTAAAAGTTGTGGATGAAGAACTATCTGATCATAGAGATTTACTTTAtctagttaaagaaaataaatcacattattgttggattaaatcgtttaataaattgcttcattcacAAATTACGAAAAATCATAATTCTATATACGTTTGCAAACGCTGCTTCTGTCATTTTCATACGCATGAAAAACTCGAAATACATCGTTTAGATTGTATGAAAAATGCTCcttctaaaataattatgccgggagatgatgaaaaattgttgaaatttaaaaatgttggtcGTGCAATGCGTGTCCCTGCCATAGTTGTAGCCGATTTTGAGTCAATACTTCCGAAGGTTCAACATTGTTGCTCGAATGATGAGCATTCTTATACGTGTGCaatagaaaaacatgaaataatgtctttttgttttttacttatttgtacaaataatctaaaatttgaaccaatttcTTATCGAGGGAGAGATGCTGCGAAAGTTTTTATGAATTGGATCAAAGAGGTAGCCGAACTAGtacaaaatatgtatcaaaatacGGTACAGATGATTGCGTTAACACAAGAAGAAAAACAGGCATTTGAATCCGCTAAGTATTGTCATCTTTGTGGAGAAGAATTGGGTGCTGATCGCGTTCAAGATCATTGTCACTTGACTGGAAAGTTTAGAGCAGCTTTACATTcacaatgtaatttaaagtttaaaatgcccaaatttctccctgtattttttcataacctaAGCGGATATGATGCTCATTTTATTGTACCAAATTTAGGTTAcgataataaagaaattaattgcatAGCGAATTCTGAGGAAAAGTATATATCTTTTAGCAAAGGTATCGGTAACAATTTCAGCATTAGATTTGTGGATACATTTCGATTTATGGCTTCGACCCTATCAAAATTAGCTGACAATCTCCCCcgagagaaatttattcataCAAAACGAGTTTATGGAGATAAGTTGAACCTTGTTAcgaggaaaggaatttttccatacgaaTATGTTGACAGTTGGGAAAAGTTAGAGGAAAAATGTTTACCACCGAAGGAGAAATTTTATAGTCATATTAATGGAGAAACAGTAAGCGATGACGATTATGAATTTGCTCAAAAAATTTGGTTTGAATTCAATTGCCAGACTCTCGGTGAATACTCCGACTTATACCTGAAAACAGATGTTACGATTTTatccgatatttttgaaaattttcgggaTGTTTGCATGGAAACGTATAAGCTTGACCCTGCATGGTATTATACATCACCGGGGTTAGCGTTTGATGCTATGTTAAAGCATACAGGGGTGACTCTCGAGTTgatgactgattacgatatgctGCTGATGACAGAAAATGGAATACGAGGAGGTATTAGTCAATGCTGTAAGAGGTACAGtaaggcaaataataaatatatgagggAATATGATGCGTCAATTCCTAatagataccttttgtatttggaTGCTAACAATCTCTATGGGTGGGCAATGTCTCAACCTCTTCCTCGTGGTAGTTTTAAATGGCTTAGTGAAGAGGAAATTCGagagtttaatttgaatatttcagatgacaatcctaaaggatattttctcgaGGTTGATTTAGATTATCCCGATAATATACATGAAACTCACTCGGATCTTCCATTTTgtccagaaaataaaatacctcctactggtaaattcagaaaattattgacaacacttgagccaaaagaaaaatatgtaattcattatgttaatttaaaacaaGCCCTTAGATATGGTCTGAAGCTGAATAGAATTCGACGAGTGATCGAGTTTGATCAATCGAGATGGTTAGATCCTTACATAAACATTAATACCGAAAAACGGAAGttggcaaaaaatgattttgacagGGATTTCTTCAAACTTATGGTAAATAGTGTATTTGGTAAGCTGATGGAGAATTTAAGGAGAAGAATTGACCTTGAATTGGTGTGTAACGAAAAAAGACTGAATAAATTGATCTCCAGTTcgagatttttagatagaactatattttctgaaaatttggtGGCTGTTCACAGTAGAATGTCAACGATTAAAATGGTGAAGCCAATTTATGCAGGACAAGCAGTTTTGGATCTAAGCAAAAccctaatgtacgattttttttacggtcaccttaaagtgaagtatgggaataagatatcgctcaatcaaatggatacagatggtatgattattgatgttgagactaatgacatatacgaagacatgaaagaaaacttagaactgtacgatacatctgcatatccctgtgatcacaagtgtttctcaaattttaataaaaaagtggttggtAAGATGAAGGATGAATGTAATGGTGACATTATGACGAATTTTGTCGGCTTGAGAAGCAAACTTTACTCCTATCGTATGGAAAATGCTAAAGAAGTGAAGAAGGCTAAAGGTATTGCCAAgcccgtcattcgaaaatctattaATTTCGAACATTACGAAAAGTGTTTACTCGATAATTCCGTAGAGTATCGACAGATGTACATTTTACGATCTAATAAACATGAAATGtacactctaaaaataaataaagtagcctTGAGTGCAAACGATGATAAACGCTATATATGTAGAGATGGTATCACGACATTAGCCTGGGGTGATTATAGGATAAGAGAAGAATCACGTAAACGGACTTATGATGAggccttccccctccctcatcgtTGAAAAGTGTATAAATTCAGTTCGTATTAAATTGTGAATCTCATTTCATTCCCTCACGTGCTACGCTTCACACTGAAATGAGAGCAGTCTATATCTTTTTGCTCTTAACTGAGCTTGCTGTACAAAAGGTGTTATCCAGTGAAAATACCCACACCAATAAAACGTATTGCGTAGCAGAATATCTTCGACAGTATGGATATTTGAACGTGaccgaaaatgaaattactagcattgaccatacggaattgaaagaggctttggaaatttttcaagaatactataacattacaaaagatggggaattgaatgaaatgactctGAATTTAACCAATAGACCACGCTGCGGAGTTGTTGATGATCCTGCGTTTTCTGTAtaccattacaaatggaataaagatataataaaatggcaCTATGGATTTGTGAACTCGACGTACATGGAATTAGCTCGGAAAGCGTTTGAAATATGGAGTCAGGCAGCTAATTTAAAGTTCGAGCATGATCCTAAACATCCGGATATCTTCATAATGAATACACGGTacaatcataaacaatatttaaatagacaTTTTTGTTCTACGCCTTTGGATGGGATTGGTGGAAAATTAGCTCATGCGCAATTACCATCAAGTCGAGATATTCCACTTGAAATTCACATCGATCAAGATGAAATGTGGTACTTAGGAATGGATCATCCTGAACTTCCTGAATTTCAAGTCAGTTTGCTCGCCGTTCTTCTCCATGAAATTGGTCACACTCTAGGAATTACACATTCGAATTATGAGAATTCTCTGATGTTTGCGTATTATAACCATTATGATTACCGTCTGACACTACATGAAGATGATATACTAGCAGCTCAATTTCTCTATGGACCACCCTTGGAACCTCAGAAGGAAGATGATCCAGTTCAGGGGAACGATGATGATGCTGAGGGAGCACCTGAATATCCGGAGGATAGATTCAGAGCAGAACCgaatgttgcaaaaaataatactcaccgtccgactttgtgtgaacttgataatgtacgccagttactcataatcaataatttgctgtatttatttcatgaaaaatggttttggtatgtggatatggaagtgactgaaagaatagacatcgttggccctcagcttatcacagattggttaccatttttacctgagcaagatttcaatggttttgatgctctttatcgcaggcctagtggagaaattgtaatatttatcaagggcctgatatacatggttaattatccaacaatggagctagttgaaggtcgtcctatgaatattatatccgccggccttcctagaaacgctagaattcaagcaattgttaatacatactctgcccgcacactaatatttcatagtggggaattcattgttgaaatggatgagtgcacttttagaccgaagagtcaagctcgtcacataaaattaatgccacagatacctacaggtatacaatctgcatttagacataccaatgggatcctctacttttttagagagaaagatgtttacgaatacagtgaatttaataacactatggtgagggctggaagaaatgatctcaatctctttggtatcccatgtcccaagaattacccttcagatttatcgagcatagcaaatgacttgaaaactatagtttcccgaatggataatattatcgataattgaaatttataaaatgtttgtaaacatgcatacatacaataaaaaaaaatatctaccacctctttgcctttcatttgtcgaattatttcctatcgaacccagaacatccagcggttaagggggagggagaggttggcGGGGTTGGAGGGGGAAGCAGCTTGGTAAAagaaaatgacgatcgaaaatcttatattaggaaaacaaacgacgagagaaaacaaatgagaagcgtaatagtaaattacgtcagagatagcaaatgaaaagcgaaaatgggtgaataacgataaataagatgaaagggaaacaaatgacgatcgaaaatcatttgctattggtaaaacaaacgacgagagaaaacaaatgagaagcgtaaaagtaaattacgtcagaga encodes:
- the LOC124160439 gene encoding uncharacterized protein LOC124160439, with the translated sequence MDTFCDICFTYFRDRLAHEASDVHQRHVLQNSVGVNPEEYKLCEICYTYFRDRLAHEASEVHQRHVLQGSVGTNAIEDKLCEVCYTYFRDRLTHEASEVHQRHVSVGANTIEDKLCEICYTYFRNKVSHESSEVHRRHVLRQVGAGNVKGMVEVQSAAKNRLKTYWVSGLDEGSDLITFLNNIRLLVIEKIKYVLESSPVKINVLVKCNFSKEELTDERWFKTENVRIFETDNVDEIVEHLFAKLLKEKSEHQAKGSGWTLREISGLELRINKYRPLGGSTFIELPKRIYDTKSVINVKNNDIYCFKYAIYSKYMAETAPRYLCSRVIKYIKDKNFETKYDWNCIKYPVILRDISKFEIKNNISINVFGIDEKNNVYPLKVVDEELSDHRDLLYLVKENKSHYCWIKSFNKLLHSQITKNHNSIYVCKRCFCHFHTHEKLEIHRLDCMKNAPSKIIMPGDDEKLLKFKNVGRAMRVPAIVVADFESILPKVQHCCSNDEHSYTCAIEKHEIMSFCFLLICTNNLKFEPISYRGRDAAKVFMNWIKEVAELVQNMYQNTVQMIALTQEEKQAFESAKYCHLCGEELGADRVQDHCHLTGKFRAALHSQCNLKFKMPKFLPVFFHNLSGYDAHFIVPNLGYDNKEINCIANSEEKYISFSKGIDSR